The window AGCTGCGTGGGGGTGCCGAAGCGCTGCAGCCCCCACCCGCCTTCTCACCGAGCATCGTGGCGCTGAACACGCCGGGCGACGGCGGGGGGCCGAACCTCCTGGAGAAGCGCGCCATCGGGCGGGCCGCGGTCGACCTCTGTGCCGACGGCGATGCCATCATCATCAACGGCGGCACCACGACGTTTCAGATGGTGCACGCGCTGGCGGACCTGCGGCTGCAGGTCCTCACCAATTCCTTCTCGGTGGCCGATCACCTGTTGCGCCACTCGCGCTGCACGGTGATGCTGCCCTCCGGCACGGTGTACCGCGAACAGAACATCATCCTCAGCCCCTTCGAGGACGACGGCACCGTGCATTTCCGGGCGCGCCGCATGTTCATGGGCGCCATGGGCCTGTCGACGCTCGGCATCATGGAGCAGGACGGGCTGATCATCGCCTCCGAACAGCGGCTGATGCGGCAGGCTGACGAGCTGGTGCTCCTGGTCGATGCCACCAAGTTCCGGGCGCAGTCCTCCATGATCCTGGCGCCGCTCGCCCGCGTCACCCGCATCGTCACCGACAGCCGGATCAGCGCCGACGACCGCCGCATGGTCGAGGACGCCGGAGTCGAGTTGATCGTCGCCGACCCGCGCCGGCCATTCGATCAAAAACGATCAACGTCGACCGCGTAACCGCGCAGCATCGCGCGGGTCGGGCGACGGCTGAAGCCGCATATCCGACGGGAGGAAATCACATGAAGCTTCTCAAGACCCTGGCGCTGTCCACGGCCCTCGCGGGCACCTTTCTCGCCACCGCGGCCCAAGCCGCGGAGGTGAAGATCGCCCTCGTGGCGAAGTCGCTCGGCAACGGCTTTTTCGAGGCCGCCGACAAGGGCGCCGAAGAGGCCGCGAAGCAGATCGGCGACGTCAAGATCGTCTATACCGGCCCCACCACAACCACGGCGGAAGGGCAGATCGAGGTCGTCAACAGCCTGATCTCGCAGAAGGTCGACGCCATCGCGATCTCGGCCAACGACAAGGACGCGCTGGTGCCTGTGCTCAAGCGCGCCATGCAGCGCGGCATCAAGGTCGTGTCCTGGGACTCGGCCGTGGCGTCGGAGGGGCGCATGGCGCACCTCAACCCTTCGTCCAACGCGCTCATCGGCAACATGCTCGACAAGCTCGCCGCCGACGCGCTCCCCGACGGCAAGGGCAAGATCGCCATCCTGTCGGCGACCGCGACCTCGACGAACCAGAACACCTGGATCGCCGAGATGAAGAAGGCGCTGCCGAAGTACCCCGGCCTCGACCTCGTGGCCACGGTCTACGGCGACGAC is drawn from Lichenibacterium dinghuense and contains these coding sequences:
- the rhaS gene encoding rhamnose ABC transporter substrate-binding protein; translation: MKLLKTLALSTALAGTFLATAAQAAEVKIALVAKSLGNGFFEAADKGAEEAAKQIGDVKIVYTGPTTTTAEGQIEVVNSLISQKVDAIAISANDKDALVPVLKRAMQRGIKVVSWDSAVASEGRMAHLNPSSNALIGNMLDKLAADALPDGKGKIAILSATATSTNQNTWIAEMKKALPKYPGLDLVATVYGDDLSDKSYRETQGLLQTHPDVKVIVAPTSVGIVAAAQAVKDAGKVGQVFVTGLGLPSEMAGAVHSGATKSFAIWNPIDLGYSATYLAYDLVKGEKAAPGGELSMGRMGKVKLDDGAEGAMADPFVYDSSNVDKFAKVF
- a CDS encoding DeoR/GlpR family DNA-binding transcription regulator translates to MHERERHRIILDLLDGRGVATVGDFAAATGGSEATVRRDLAALAEQGRLRKLRGGAEALQPPPAFSPSIVALNTPGDGGGPNLLEKRAIGRAAVDLCADGDAIIINGGTTTFQMVHALADLRLQVLTNSFSVADHLLRHSRCTVMLPSGTVYREQNIILSPFEDDGTVHFRARRMFMGAMGLSTLGIMEQDGLIIASEQRLMRQADELVLLVDATKFRAQSSMILAPLARVTRIVTDSRISADDRRMVEDAGVELIVADPRRPFDQKRSTSTA